The segment ttttattcattgattgaACTGATCAAAGTTTATGTTTCTCTCACCGGAGATACTTTTCTTTCGGAAAACATACGGAATGTTTGCTTCCAGTATAAATACATACATACTTAAATAATATTCAACAATGGCCTGGAACTTAGGGCAATGGCAGGTAAAAGCTTCACCTGCTCTTAAATTTTCTTCGACATGTACGGACCATCTAGTTCATAGCCCAACTTACCATAGTAGTTTCTTACACCAACACCAGAAATAACGGAGATTTTCTCTGAACCATGCTCTTCTTTAGAAATCCTTTCTGCTTCTTCCATTAATAGGGTCCCAAACCCTTGATGCTGGAACTTACGTGGGTCTCTTGAGTGAAGGGGGACCACAGAACCATAAACATGCAGTTCTCTAACAATTGAAGTACGTTGAGCGGTGAACTCTTTCCTATAAGTATATTTCTTGGAAGCTTTTCTTAATCTAAGCAAACCAATTAgtatatctttttttggatCTTCGTATGATAAAAAGGTTTCCCAACCACCATTTGCGTAGTAATCTCTTCTAATTAGTTCTACTTGGTCTGGTTGAACTTTATGATGCACTTCCTGTATACCTACTTCCCTAGTACGAACATCTCTACAAGTTGTACCCAAATCCTTCATTCTAGCTAATGCCAGTTCTCTCAAATTGCCGTTATCGACACCTGAAGTAACTAGAGGCATCGGAATATCTCTTTGCACACGGTATATTCTGGTCCATGGGGGTACTAATGCGAGAATTCTGGCAACTAAATCCACTAAAGCGTTGGCACTGTACGACTTATACCTTCCCGTTTTCCAAAGTTCATATAGACCTGTACCTCTGATCACTAGTGTTGGATAAATTTTCAACCCATCGGTTCTGAAGTCTGGATTCTCAAAGTACTCTTTAAACTGCTCAATATCTCTCTCCATTCCAACATTTGGTAAATCTGGCATCATGTGAGAAACAACTTTATAACCAGCATCTTTAGACACAGCAAAAGTTTCACAAACAGATCTAACAGTGTGCCCTCTATTAGTATCACGAGCAACGTCTTCATACAAAGACTGAACACCAATTTCCAGTCTGGTACATCCATATTTTAACATGTCATCTAAATGTGTTTGCGTACAATAATCAGGTCTAGTTTCAATAGTTATACCAACACATTTTGTTAAACTTTGTTGCGAATAAAGGATAGCTTCATCGATATTATTACCGTTGAACCCAGAAAGTGCATTGTGCAATTTGACAATGAATTCTTCACGATATTCTTTTGGTAATGACATAAATGTACCTCCCATAAGAACATACTCCACTTTATCAATAGAATGACCTAACTGTTTTAGTTGTTCTACTCTACCACGCGCTTGTTCATAAGGATCATAACGAGCTCTGATGGCCCTCATTGAAGTTGGTTCATAGCCTGTATAAGATTGCGTAGAATATTCGAAATCCGAATCTGGACCTCCCGGGCAATAAACGCAAATATTACCTGTGTACGCGATGTGGGGACAACGATGTGGCTTACACATAACAGCTACAACTGCAATACCTGACGCTGTTCTAACTGGCTTAGCCTTCAATTTAGGCAAtaagtattttttatattgatcTGGTATAGAATTAATAATATCGGTTAACCTTGGTTGTTGTTTTagtttgtatttttttgagtaTTTAGTAATCAAGCCATTCAAATTAATCTCTCTCGTTGTTCCTGAGGTCAAGGAATCTGTTAACTCTAGTGTAATATCAGCACAACATTGTATGaatctttccttttcaggAGCTAACTTCTTCTTATTGGTTTTCGGACCCTTTCCATGACGAGCCATCTTCTCAGACTGTTCTAAGATagtactttatttttttaagtaTCTTATATTCACTTGAATCCTCACACTTAGTTGTTTGAGATGAGCTAactatttttcaatttttctgaccgtttttttttcatgaaaAAGCCAGTAACAGTTAATAgagaaagaggaaaagattgaaaaattatagaATCATCAGACAGATAAACACGACGAGCGCAACAATAGTTTTGAAGACCTGACATTCATTCGAGATCGAAGTTGTCTTCTCTGGAGTTTTGCACCTTTGCTTGCTATCGCACCTATGTATACTTCATTATGGAATATTTTCACACCGTTATAAGTGATAACGTCAATCTGATCTATGGTTTCGAATGTCAAGCGACGGTACAAGTggcatttttcattgtaAACTTACGAGCAGAAGAAACATATACGGAGGGTGTTAATAAGAAGAGTGCCCAggtttttttgttgttgttcgATATTTGCAGTTTCTCCTGTTCAAGAACTTGAGAGCAATCGTTAACGACGTTCCTTTTCCTTAGTGGTAACTAACTGATCGTAATCAGGGAAAACGTTGTGCTTACCATTTTGTATAGCTTTCATTAAATAACGTGTTAAGAATGACATCTGaagccaagaaaagaaaaaatcaaaagaagaagctaaggcaaagacaaaagaaagcTGCCGAAAAAGCCGCCAGTCACAATGAACAACCACTTGAATCGCCAGAAAGTACGATTAGCATCAGTTTCAACAATAACTCGTTGAGTAGAACAGAATCTGATATCACTCCAGAGTCCGACGCTCTCCCCGTCTCATCATCTACCAACATCTCTTCAGGTAATGACATACAACTACAAGCACCTGATACTCAAGAGTTTCATAACGAACTTTGTAACGAATCTAGCCAACATGATATCGTGGCGGACAGAAGCGATTTTTCGAAAAACTTAATGATTGAAAATAACTCCTTTAGCCTCCaaacaaaattaaatgGATCTCAAGAAGACGGTAAAACTGCCTCTGATATTCCTTCTAGTGAACCATCACCCAATGCAATCACTGTGGAACCCAACGATAATAACGAAAATGCCCGAAAAGCTGCTGCTATATTCGCTGTTAACGAGGATGTTTCCAGTGATAAAGAGTGTGGAAATTATGACAGTGTAataatatcatcaaatgaTGGTACCAATTCTCACAATAACCATCCTCTCTCTTCCAGTGGCAGTCTCCTTTCTCCGGAATTACCTTCTGATGATGCATCAAGTTACAACATCTCCTTAGGTACAACGGATGATGACAAAAGTGACGGCTGCCATTACAATGATAAGAATATAAATTTAAATTTAGGTAATGCGTCTTCCCAAGAACATTCAAGGAAAGAAAGTGCGCCATTGAAAATGGAAACACAAGAACCAACTGAAGAGAGAATGCAAAACATGGCTcacaaagaaaatactaaCGACTTATATGTATCTGATACGGAGGCATCCGTAAATGTAATGAAATGCTCCGATGATGATGCTTCTaaactttttcaagatGACAACAGTAATCAAAAACTTCCATGGGAGGAAGATGCAGAAAGACCACTTTTTAACGAGAGCATAGACGAATCTGAAGAGCTAGCAGCAGAACTAGAACAAAGTAATGAATTTTAtacaggaaaagaaaatgcaaACAATTTCGACAGTTCTATGGTTAGTGCCGACCGGAAGTCAAGTTCTGAAGAGAACCTAGAAGAAATCTCTCAAGAACACAACAAACAGGAAATTGACGGTCATGCTGGGAAGAATATCGAGACTGAAAACTTTACAGAGAAAAAGGACATCAAATCGCCATCATCTGCTGAAGTTGGTATTCTAGAAACCGGTAATGATATTCAAGATGAAACTGATAGTTTGTTTGCACAGGATAGCGAAGAATTAGGCGAAGCCTTACCCTGGGAATCCGGTGGCAAAAATGCTGATGTAACAAgtgaaagtaaaaaaagcGATGAAGATCTGTTTGCTGCtgatgaaaacaatgaaaagCTTCCTTGGGAAATTTCTGAGGACCAAACCTCATCGGGAAACACCAAAAACAGTACACAAACAAGTACTGAGAAAGTTGCTGAGcagaaattttcatttttagaGGACGACGACGATCTTTTGGATGATGACAGCTTTTTGGCATCTtctgaggaagaagaagcaacCATTGATACTAATACTACAGAGATTTTGAGTTCAAAAccagttgaagaaaagaaggccTCGAGGTATGAACCTGTAGTCGAACATAAGACAAGAATGCATCAAGAACAAGCTCAATTCACTAATACTGCTGGGATTGTTACACCACAGCAGTTCCACGGTTTGGCTAAGAATGCATCAAATGTGGCTAGTCAACAGGTTAATGTGCCAAGTACGGTGGGTCCTAAGCCTCCCGTTATTAAGGACAgtaattctattattaaaatcaatgaggagaagaaaaaatcagatGCTTATGATTTCCCATTAGAAATTATTTCTGAAAGTTCTAAGAAGGGACACGCAAAGCCAGTTGCTGTCCCAACCCAAAGATTTGGTTCAGGGAACTCTTTCAgttctttggaaaaacCAATTCCGCAGAGCAGAAAAGGATCTAGCAATTCAAATAGACCACCTGTTGTCCCATTGGGGGCACAGATGTCCCGGCCTTCCAGAACTAACTCAACTGTCTCGCAGACACCTCTTAATTACGCTTTTCCCAATCCATATAAAATTCAGCAACCACAACAGTCTTCTATTCAACAAGGTATACCTTTATTAAATGCAAACATACCGCCACCAACCTTACAATTAGATACAAATTCTTCTGCTCCTCCAATCCGTGCAAGAGGAATCAGCAATGCCTCCGTAGGAAGTACAACATCTTTTGGTGCTAGACGTCCAACACAATATGGTATTAATAATGGGCAGTCTCCGGTTTCACCATATGGACATCCCACTATAAATTTGCCAACAGCAAACAAGTATGCACCAATTTCACCCACGGTACAACAGGGACAGTATCCGTCAATTTCACAGAATCTTGCTGCTCCAGTCGTAAATAATCACAATTTCGTTAAGACCCATAGAGGCCATACAAGCTCTATTAGTTCGTATACACCAAACCAGAATGAACATGCATCTAGATATGCACCCAATAACCAACAGTCTTATCAAGTACCACAAGCCTCACAACCTGTTCCTCCTACGGCTGCACATTCAAACTTTCAAACCCAGCTTCGAAATTCCTATGTAGCGCCTATGGTACCTAGTGGTCAAATTGCAGCAAGTATTCAACCTCATATGAACATTCAAGCACCTGTAGATGTTTTACCTTTAATGCCCGTACAAAATTCTACAAACTTACAACCCCGTGCAATCAACGTAGTACCTGCAAATTCTCTCCCCCTTGCAAATGCACCACTATCTGGGAACATTTTTCCAGAAAGTGTTTCGCAACAAAGTGCCAATAGCGTTGCACCATTGCAACGGAAAAAACACTCTATGCAACTAGACAACGGGGCTTTACTAAATCGTCAGTTTCCAATCTTCCATTGGAGTTCTTCTAATAAGGTTGTATATACGGTTCCATCCATCCCTGATCAATCGCATTACATGATTTCATCTAACCTTGTACAGGATATTAGGGTGGTGTCAGTTGATCAGATAATCAAACCAAACGATATGCTAAAAAGCTTCCCGGGTCCTTTGAGTAGTGccaaattaaagaaaaaag is part of the Saccharomyces mikatae IFO 1815 strain IFO1815 genome assembly, chromosome: 16 genome and harbors:
- the ELP3 gene encoding Elongator subunit ELP3 (similar to Saccharomyces cerevisiae ELP3 (YPL086C); ancestral locus Anc_8.563), with the translated sequence MARHGKGPKTNKKKLAPEKERFIQCCADITLELTDSLTSGTTREINLNGLITKYSKKYKLKQQPRLTDIINSIPDQYKKYLLPKLKAKPVRTASGIAVVAVMCKPHRCPHIAYTGNICVYCPGGPDSDFEYSTQSYTGYEPTSMRAIRARYDPYEQARGRVEQLKQLGHSIDKVEYVLMGGTFMSLPKEYREEFIVKLHNALSGFNGNNIDEAILYSQQSLTKCVGITIETRPDYCTQTHLDDMLKYGCTRLEIGVQSLYEDVARDTNRGHTVRSVCETFAVSKDAGYKVVSHMMPDLPNVGMERDIEQFKEYFENPDFRTDGLKIYPTLVIRGTGLYELWKTGRYKSYSANALVDLVARILALVPPWTRIYRVQRDIPMPLVTSGVDNGNLRELALARMKDLGTTCRDVRTREVGIQEVHHKVQPDQVELIRRDYYANGGWETFLSYEDPKKDILIGLLRLRKASKKYTYRKEFTAQRTSIVRELHVYGSVVPLHSRDPRKFQHQGFGTLLMEEAERISKEEHGSEKISVISGVGVRNYYGKLGYELDGPYMSKKI